Proteins found in one Anopheles aquasalis chromosome 3, idAnoAquaMG_Q_19, whole genome shotgun sequence genomic segment:
- the LOC126575064 gene encoding uncharacterized protein LOC126575064 isoform X3, producing the protein MSPADLLLGTGSGLPGAGPATMKLSPGVGVTLLIGVAGSIFLASQTHRLLRSKLSQRRRASRKPDVAATECYMCNANIELERPDSFATCRGCERLVCRGENCCQWVDSIGIWECGGCQSNRVIQQKAGEWLLNQLTARLKHPGPVELKEGNLLGLGIDSDADTRSTVSVGSSSVSVNQRIKVREFIEELLSTMLHGSLDEVSVGQLMKNESYLPLWEGQQQHHSPSDQHFELKQLVQKILEEIAKLPELLNHSGLPLRPEEHLPYFDPKKYEQLLATAVLNKVVDDYRNPKNFVNVTTSGDVAGKVPGELDINHNKLPAGGAVAASQRSLLNEGSLRQMSVAANVAARDPSSREPDEDAEDDDYPAERRLSDTDESYLSDYIQRHKVPLPDLSDTTGSGSGAEDDDLQSLKSNATDGTWEENWLFRKRQLKTTESSIAMLVPSPTEEVKALIGDKNADEISDLSEAGSDCEAGYESDGKGQDSSPAGPSKESTSEAISSSSKANDDSLDEQLPPDSLVSVNSLPGNEALLSEAKNSQLLGEQSPSQTPGTGAGGEGFSLMDDLISIGPVMVASEKVETKNTALTNPFLDDPFEPNNNDITDDVKLLQRTNEQATSDLRSSHLEPTVNGSCNRKEIPIDRANPQQTPHPQHSNSLTPSNPVADSSVVNVAVVNEPSSVEDSASKQSSSGGGSNGREDSNSPECFPGMPQAAQLMLLNSLTPPSSPYPEVLSPHPITMTITDVFERMTNSPPLAMISEEAPPAAPVASLVDANPFQSIDEQESIQTVYTAQEGALSPSDSFQAEQDDSEYRTVSEATNNSLLTVESFDAEPNVQLVQQESTEQNAPAVQEALYVKDQEEVEFRATRQEEEEEAPVVDPFERDVDNSSRIQLHTADLVTFNNGPSPEGYPGVAAVTEQMEAYCEELKGHRPDVQSKEDEQHEQPQEADDPGWVLVDSSENDEAVSKLEDQPQQTVDGPTRAEAGHTEESEEAEALSRLQAPQQTTNDPWKVVDELQQPSDESFMLETEEKQQAANDPWQTVPHTGAIEDAEALTNLEEPSQAAEDPWMVVKEPQQAVNDPWNPETKETQQTDDDPWQAVPQPSHDGNSNSEEATLVLLDPFLTPFEAVNLRMAEYTDSMKGIEHVEEAIEMEEETCVLPQTSVEMDDASNRALCVASPELERHGVQIEQTPSTEDPPTEQLLLEPLEEETEEPLPSIGADEQLLASIESESKLEDTSLPFSDTDLHSLSSPPTSVTTFAINHHNCMPTNSITDQTPTQATICTTTTNTTTTTTTTSIDNTSTNHSNNDQQPDPEPEPELEPEPNTSSDADCSLIPAQIESAAEPSLVIMSNGGASTNGHHTATDEKQQQQQQQQQEPLDGEETLIPGSIAEREHLKWRNAKPIANNPYSPDALQRRLSEKSRPSSMIEIDRLVRKEAAPNGDDGMLRIGDDDPSSEPRTDAVSDRERSAKVCASSEQKKIGREYYINDPERLRAGGGGCVKQTLGSWTHAHHQQSHSTDDEKSLLLGRNPEDSGTADDGATIFAARPVHVTPADELRRGSKGNALSEAAREVFLLPLEPDTPVGGSLLSSASELSLITSPTASHARQEFDSLTYSEDSDVTRIYDLTTGEAKIIRTAATPQPAVPEEGDKILEILPQHPPASSPQHARAPVESSGRQPSQTPDSARDGNFLRSSHFVVKPLSPETIKFFAPKRKLSFTGSHSNLAASDIGAASRSTTPGMRDSTMHSSIQHTDCPVRSGATEYSIIKKDVIDVLPSVKELAKCYSGSTNDVSLMPPKPLYKPRVKLRKDFLRQSSDVLNEETVVIDEKTGMPCSREKGQRQYCSTSSIAVRDEIREIRKINLEAYRQAASYYPMAPGHSITARSLSKQIREHKSNVTDDHKVVQHHDQADELLAGGDSSDCGAGGHISPERPSSPVLLLPGHLKSSIEFFESLKNRA; encoded by the exons ATGTCACCGGCAGATCTGTTGCTCGGGACCGGTTCGGGGCTTCCCGGGGCCGGCCCGGCCACGATGAAGCTGTCGCCGGGCGTCGGTGTGACGCTACTGATCGGAGTCGCGGGAAGCATCTTTCTCGCCAGCCAAACGCACCGACTGTTGCGCAG TAAACTCAGCCAACGACGGCGTGCATCGCGAAAGCCCGATGTGGCGGCGACTGAGTGTTACATGTGTAACGCAAACATCGAACTCGAACGCCCAGACAG CTTCGCAACATGCCGTGGTTGCGAAAGATTGGTCTGCCGCGGAGAGAACTGCTGCCAGTGGGTGGACTCAATCGGCATCTGGGAGTGTGGCGGGTGCCAATCGAACCGCGTGATCCAGCAAAAGGCCGGCGAATGGTTGCTGAATCAGCTGACGGCTCGGCTCAAGCATCCAGGGCCGGTCGAGCTGAAGGAAGGTAATCTGCTCGGTCTTGGCATCG ATTCCGATGCAGACACCCGCAGTACGGTCAGCGTCGGATCGTCGAGTGTTTCCGTGAACCAGCGCATCAAGGTTCGGGAATTCATCGAAGAACTGCTGTCCACGATGCTCCACGGTTCGCTGGACGAGGTGTCCGTTGGCCAGCTTATGAAAAACGAAAGCT ATCTACCACTATGGGaaggtcaacagcagcatcacagccCGAGCGATCAGCACTTCGAGCTGAAGCAGCTCGTCCAGAAGATCCTGGAGGAGATCGCCAAGCTGCCGGAGCTGCTGAACCACAGTGGACTTCCGCTACGCCCGGAAGAGCACTTACCGTACTTCGATCCGAAGAAGTACGAGCAACTGCTGGCCACTGCGGTGCTCAATAAG GTCGTGGACGACTATAGGAATCCGAAGAACTTCGTCAACGTCACCACCAGTGGCGACGTGGCAGGCAAGGTGCCCGGTGAGCTCGACATCAACCACAACAAGTTGCCCGCCGGCGGTGCAG TCGCTGCTAGCCAACGCAGTTTGCTGAACGAAGGCTCCCTGCGACAGATGTCCGTAGCG GCGAACGTGGCCGCCCGTGATCCTTCTTCACGCGAACCGGACGAAGacgccgaggacgacgattATCCGGCTGAACGGAGACTGTCCGATACGGACGAATCCTATCTAAGCGATTACATCCAGCGACACAAGGTACCATTGCCCGATCTCTCCGATacgaccggatccggatccggcgcGGAGGACGACGATTTGCAGTCACTCAAATCGAACGCCACCGATGGTACCTGGGAGGAGAACTGGCTGTTCCGCAAGCGTCAACTGAAAACGACCGAATCGTCGATCGCCATGCTCGTCCCATCGCCAACGGAGGAAGTGAAGGCCCTGATCGGGGACAAGAATGCCGACGAAATCAGCGATCTGTCCGAGGCCGGTTCCGACTGTGAGGCGGGCTATGAGTCAGATGGAAAGGGCCAAGACTCGAGCCCGGCCGGTCCGAGCAAGGAAAGCACGAGTGAAGCCATTTCCTCCTCGTCGAAAGCGAACGATGATTCGCTCGATGAGCAGCTACCGCCCGATAGTTTGGTGTCCGTTAACTCACTCCCTGGCAATGAAGCGCTCCTGTCGGAAGCGAAAAACAGTCAGCTTCTGGGAGAACAGTCACCCAGCCAGACCCCGggaaccggtgctggtggtgagggaTTCTCGCTGATGGATGATCTCATCAGTATTgggccggtgatggtggccagcgagAAGGTGGAAACCAAGAATACCGCCCTGACCAATCCATTCCTGGACGATCCGTTTgaacccaacaacaacgacatcaCCGATGATGTGAAGCTACTGCAGCGAACCAACGAGCAAGCAACCAGCGACCTTCG GAGTTCCCACCTCGAACCCACCGTCAACGGTTCCTGCAACCGAAAAGAAATCCCAATAGACCGAG CTAATCCACAACAAACTCCGCATCCGCAACATTCGAATAGTTTAACTCCATCAAATCCCGTAGCAGATAGTAGCGTAGTGAACGTAGCGGTGGTCAACGAGCCATCTAGTGTAGAGGATAGTGCCAGCAAGCAATCAtctagcggtggtggtagtaacGGTAGAGAGGATAGTAACAGCCCCGAGTGTTTCCCCGGAATGCCGCAAGCCGCCCAGCTGATGCTCCTGAACTCGCTGACGCCACCGAGCTCACCATACCCGGAGGTGCTTTCGCCGCATCCCATCACGATGACCATAACGGATGTGTTCGAACGGATGACCAACAGTCCACCGTTGGCGATGATCAGTGAGGAGGCTCCACCAGCGGCTCCCGTGGCGTCACTAGTGGATGCCAATCCCTTCCAATCCATCGACGAACAAGAGTCCATTCAAACGGTTTATACGGCGCAGGAGGGTGCCCTGTCACCAAGTGACAGCTTCCAGGCCGAACAGGACGATAGTGAGTATCGCACGGTATCGGAAGCGACCAACAATAGTTTGCTTACGGTTGAGTCCTTCGATGCCGAACCGAAcgtgcagctggtgcagcaggaaAGCACAGAGCAGAACGCGCCCGCTGTCCAAGAAGCGCTCTACGTGAAGGACCAAGAAGAGGTCGAATTCAGAGCAACCCgtcaggaggaggaggaggaggctcCTGTTGTGGATCCATTCGAGAGAGATGTCGACAACTCTTCGCGCATTCAGCTACACACGGCCGATCTGGTAACATTTAACAATGGGCCCAGTCCGGAAGGTTACCCCGGAGTTGCAGCCGTTACCGAGCAGATGGAAGCGTACTGTGAAGAGCTAAAAGGACATCGCCCGGATGTGCAGTCCAAGGAGGACGAACAGCACGAACAGCCTCAAGAAGCCGACGATCCTGGATGGGTCCTAGTTGATTCATCTGAAAATGATGAAGCAGTGAGTAAATTGGAGGATCAACCGCAGCAAACTGTCGATGGTCCAACGCGGGCAGAGGCAGGCCACACCGAAGAATCCGAAGAAGCTGAGGCACTGAGTAGGCTGCAGGCGCCACAGCAAACCACCAATGATCCCTGGAAGGTGGTGGATGAACTGCAACAACCTTCCGATGAATCTTTTATGCTGGAGACAGAGGAAAAGCAACAAGCAGCCAACGATCCATGGCAAACTGTGCCCCATACCGGAGCGATCGAAGATGCTGAGGCACTGACTAACCTAGAAGAGCCATCGCAAGCCGCCGAAGATCCCTGGATGGTAGTAAAAGAGCCACAACAAGCTGTAAATGATCCCTGGAATCCAGAGACGAAGGAAACGCAGCAAACAGACGATGATCCATGGCAGGCTGTGCCCCAACCGTCCCACGACGGCAATTCAAACAGCGAGGAAGCAACACTAGTGCTGTTGGACCCATTTCTTACACCCTTTGAGGCCGTTAATCTACGGATGGCCGAGTACACTGACAGCATGAAAGGAATAGAACATGTGGAGGAAGCGATCGAGATGGAAGAGGAGACATGCGTGCTACCACAGACGAGTGTAGAGATGGATGACGCTTCCAATAGAGCGCTTTGTGTCGCTTCACCCGAGCTAGAGCGCCACGGAGTTCAGATCGAGCAGACACCATCGACGGAAGATCCACCAACGGAACAGCTCCTGCTGGAACCACTGGAGGAGGAAACGGAGGAGCCACTTCCATCAATCGGCGCGGACGAACAGTTGCTGgcttcgatcgaatcggaatcgaagcTCGAGGACACGAGTCTACCATTCAGCGATACGgatcttcactctctctcatcaCCACCCACTTCCGTCACTACTTTCGCCATTAACCACCACAACTGCATGCCAACTAATTCTATCACGGATCAAACGCCAACACAAGCTACCATttgcaccacgaccaccaacaccaccaccaccaccaccacaaccagcaTCGACAACACTTCTACTAACCACTCGAATAACGATCAGCAACCAGACCCggagccggaaccggagctAGAACCGGAACCCAACACCTCATCCGATGCCGATTGTTCACTAATTCCAGCACAAATAGAATCCGCAGCGGAACCATCCCTGGTGATTATGTCCAATGGAGGAGCGAGCACCAATGGACATCACACTGCAACCgatgaaaagcagcagcagcagcagcagcagcagcaggagccttTGGATGGGGAAGAAACGTTGATTCCAG GATCCATTGCCGAACGGGAACATCTGAAATGGCGCAACGCCAAACCGATCGCCAACAATCCCTACTCACCGGACGCACTGCAGCGCCGGTTGTCGGAGAAGAGCCGACCATCGAGtatgatcgagatcgatcgtCTCGTGCGCAAGGAAGCGGCAccgaatggtgatgatgggatgCTGCGCAtcggcgatgatgatccttcgagcgaaccgcgaaccgatGCGGTCAGCGATCGGGAACGCTCTGCCAAGGTTTGCGCATCGTCAGAGCAGAAAAA GATCGGCCGAGAGTACTACATCAACGATCCGGAGCGACTCcgagcgggtggtggtggttgcgtaAAGCAAACGCTCGGCAGCTGGACCCAtgcccatcatcagcaatcgCACAGTACCGATGACGAGAAA TCACTCCTGCTAGGCCGTAACCCTGAGGACAGTGGTACGGCCGACGATGGTGCCACGATATTTGCGGCTCGCCCGGTTCATGTGACGCCTGCTGATGAGCTGCGAAGAGGATCGAAAGGAAATGCGCTCAGTGAGGCTGCACGAGAAGTGTTTCTGCTTCCGCTGGAACCAGATACACCGGTCGGTGGATCACTGTTAAGCTCTGCCTCCGAGCTAAGCTTGATCACATCACCGACGgcatcgcacgcacgccaaGAGTTCGACAGTCTAACGTACAGCGAAGATTCGGACGTGACACGGATCTACGATCTGACGACGGGAGAAGCGAAAATCATTCGCACGGCCGCTACTCCCCAGCCTGCAGTTCCGGAGGAGGGCGATAAGATACTCGAAATACTACCTCAGCACCCTCCGGCATCCAGTCCCCAGCATGCTCGAGCTCCGGTGGAATCGAGCGGTCGCCAGCCTAGTCAAACTCCCGATTCAGCCCGCGATGGAAATTTCCTGCGATCGAGCCATTTCGTCGTGAAACCGTTGTCCCCGGAAACGATCAAATTCTTTGCCCCGAAGCGGAAGCTTAGCTTCACCGGTAGTCACTCCAATCTGGCAGCGAGTGACATCGGGGCGGCTAGCCGCAGCACGACTCCCGGGATGCGCGATTCAACGATGCACTCATCAATTCAGCACACCGATTGCCCCGTGCGCTCCGGTGCGACAGAGTATTCGATCATCAAAAAGGACGTGATCGATGTGCTGCCCTCGGTCAAGGAACTCGCCAAGTGCTACAGTGGCAGCACCAACGATGTATCGCTGATGCCACCGAAGCCACTGTACAAGCCTCGG GTCAAGCTTAGAAAG GACTTTCTGCGTCAATCATCGGACGTGCTGAACGAGGAAACGGTTGTGATCGATGAGAAGACGGGAATGCCGTGCTCGCGGGAGAAAGGACAGCGGCAGTActgcagcacgagcagcatcgcgGTGCGGGATGAGATACGCGAGATTCGCAAAATCAACCTCGAGGCGTACCGGCAGGCAGCTTCGTACTACCCGATGGCACCCGGTCACAGCATAACGGCTCGCAGCCTCTCGAAGCAGATCCGTGAGCATAA GAGCAACGTGACCGACGATCATAAGGTGGTCCAACATCACGATCAGGCGGACgaactgctggctggcggtgatAGTAGTgactgtggtgctggtggccatatCTCGCCGGAGCGTCCCAGCAGTCccgtgctactgctgccgggCCATCTCAAGAGTAGTATTGAGTTTTTCGAGAGCCTCAAGAACAGAGCATAA